The Arachis ipaensis cultivar K30076 chromosome B10, Araip1.1, whole genome shotgun sequence DNA window TAAAGCTGATACTGGCATGCTCCGGAATTGGGCAGGAGATGATGCTGATTATTTAAGAACGCCAAGTGCTCTGTATATGCTATTCGCTAATGAGACCGGAAAGATGAACATCACTGTGAGTCCTGATTATGAAGCACCCATTGAACTCTACAGAACATCACGTGAGATGGGCAAGAATGGAACTCTCAACCAAATGATAAATTTGACCTGGGAGTTTCCTGTTGATTCTGGCTTCACCTACATGCTCAGGCTTCACTTTTGCGAGCTAGACCCAAGCATTAATAAAACCGGTGACAGAGTGTTCAACATCTACATAGCAGGCCAGTTGGCGGAGGACCGTGCCAATGTTctaagatggagcaaacaaaagGGAATTGCTGTACAGAGAGACTATGCAGTTACGATCCCAGGGACTACTCAAGACAAGTTTAACCTTTCACTCCAAATGCATCCTTCATCATTCGTATGGTACAGCGACCCTTTCTTGAACGGCCTTGAAATCTTCAAGATTAGTGACCCCGCTTCGAACAGCCTCGCCGGGCCGAACCCGAACCTGGCCAGTGTCCCGGGTCAACGCAACCCGCCAAAGTCAACCAACTCAAAGAGCAGCAACAAGGCGACTATAATCGGTGTCGTGGTGGGCGCAGCATGCGGCGTCGTTTTGCTCTCTGCTATCGCCTTCTTCCTCCTCAGCCGTCGCAACAAGACAAAGACGAGCGTTATCCTGAAGGACTCAAAGTCCAACAACACCTCCAAGTGGGGCCCACTCTCCTTCGCCACGACCAAGTCAACCAGCACACAGAAATCTTCACTCCCCTCCGATCTCTGCCGCCACTTCTCCCTCGTCGAGATCCGCGCCGCCACAAACAACTTCGACGACCTCTTCATCGTCGGTGCCGGAGGATTCGGCCACGTGTACAAGGGCTACATCGACGGCGGAACCACCCCCGTCGCCATCAAGCGCCTCAAGCCAGGATCCCAGCAGGGAGAACACGAGTTCATGAACGAGATCGAGATGCTCTCGCAGCTTCGCCACCTTCATCTCGTTTCGCTAATCGGTTACTGCAACGAGAGCAACGAGATGATCCTGGTCTACGATTTCATGGACCGTGGAACCCTCCGCGACCATCTCTACAACACCGAAAACCCTTCCATCAAATGGAAGCAGCGGTTACAGATCTGCATCGGTGCAGCGCGTGGACTACACTACCTTCATACAGGCGCGAAGCACACGATCATCCACCGAGACGTGAAAACCACGAATATCTTGTTGGATGATAAGTGGGTGGCTAAGGTTTCTGATTTTGGCTTATCGAGAATTGGGCCTACCGGTAATACTAAAGCCCATGTGAGCACAGTAGTGAAGGGTAGCGTTGGGTATTTGGATCCGGAGTACTATAAACGACAGCGTTTAACGGAGAAGTCTGACGTGTACTCTTTTGGTGTGGTGTTGTTTGAGATACTATGCGCAAGGCCGCCTCTGATCCGTACGGCTGAGAAGAAACAGGTATCGCTTGTTGATTGGGCGAGACACTGCTGGAACAACGGGTCGTTGGGTCAGATTGTGGACCCCGCTTTGAAAGGCTCTATTGCTCCCGAGTGTTTGAGGAAGTTCGGTGAGATTGCTGTTAGTTGTTTGTTGGATGATGGAACGCTGAGGCCGTCCATGAACGACGTCGTTTGGATGCTGGAGTTTGCGTTGCAGCTTCAAGAGAGTGCGGAGCAGCGTGACCGTGCGATTGGGATTGGGATGCCTGATGGTGATGATGAGGAGGATCGTGCggttgagaagagagaagagagtgatgaCATGTTTAGTAGTGGAACCAGCGTTGGGCAAGTTTCTGACTTTAACAAGAGTAGTGGTGTGAGTATGATGAGTAGTAGTGGAGATAATAGTTATGGTAATAAGGACACTGATAGGTTTTTGTCTGGGACTGTTTTCTCTGAGATTATGGATCCAAAGGCTCGCTGACGCAAAAATCAAACGCCAACAAATTCCATAATTGGTTGCGCTTACTTTTTTGAGTTATATGGTTAGTCTATGTTGGAAGCTGCTTTTAAGATTGTATATGAATTAATTTCTTCTATATAATAAAAGACGTGTAA harbors:
- the LOC107622764 gene encoding receptor-like protein kinase FERONIA; this encodes MNLKSYTYSITSAISTLLYLSFLFLSDLAISIEAYVPVDSFTVNCGSTGNFSDGERSWSGDIDSKFLSLQDTKTIVAQPATQASPNKVPYTSARLSNSEFSYSFPVTVGRKFVRLFFYPASYAGFDRNNAFFTVKSEGFTLLKDFNASLNADAANRDTIFKEYIINVDDGQRINLTFTPNTSHPNSYAFVNGIEVVAMPTDLYFTEPSGQQVVFVGQPGAAYTMQNSSALQTDYRIKVGGNTISPKADTGMLRNWAGDDADYLRTPSALYMLFANETGKMNITVSPDYEAPIELYRTSREMGKNGTLNQMINLTWEFPVDSGFTYMLRLHFCELDPSINKTGDRVFNIYIAGQLAEDRANVLRWSKQKGIAVQRDYAVTIPGTTQDKFNLSLQMHPSSFVWYSDPFLNGLEIFKISDPASNSLAGPNPNLASVPGQRNPPKSTNSKSSNKATIIGVVVGAACGVVLLSAIAFFLLSRRNKTKTSVILKDSKSNNTSKWGPLSFATTKSTSTQKSSLPSDLCRHFSLVEIRAATNNFDDLFIVGAGGFGHVYKGYIDGGTTPVAIKRLKPGSQQGEHEFMNEIEMLSQLRHLHLVSLIGYCNESNEMILVYDFMDRGTLRDHLYNTENPSIKWKQRLQICIGAARGLHYLHTGAKHTIIHRDVKTTNILLDDKWVAKVSDFGLSRIGPTGNTKAHVSTVVKGSVGYLDPEYYKRQRLTEKSDVYSFGVVLFEILCARPPLIRTAEKKQVSLVDWARHCWNNGSLGQIVDPALKGSIAPECLRKFGEIAVSCLLDDGTLRPSMNDVVWMLEFALQLQESAEQRDRAIGIGMPDGDDEEDRAVEKREESDDMFSSGTSVGQVSDFNKSSGVSMMSSSGDNSYGNKDTDRFLSGTVFSEIMDPKAR